ACAAACAGTTATTAGCAATCCATATTCTAATTTTTAACTCCCCCAAGACTTTACAGTTTTGTAGATCAATGCACCCCAATTTGTCTATCACAGGGTAAATCTGCATTTACAGCTTGTTCTGTCTCAGGGCTAGTGTGACCTGTAAACCATCTCCCATAGACTGGGCAATATTTCAATAttgctccctttccctctctctctctgtcttcttcttcttcttcttcttcttcttcttcttcttcttcttcttcttcttcttcttcttcttcttcttcttctcttcctcctcctcctcctcctcctcctcctcctcctcctcctcctcctcctcctcctcctcctcctcctcctcctcctcttcctcctctttcttcttctcctcttcttcctccttttttttttttttggttatttttgtttggttggtttgggagtgtttgttttgtttaagacagggttttcccatgtagtgctggctgtcctagaactctgtagaccaggttgcccttgaactcatagggatccgcctgcttctgcctcccaagtgcttgataataagcatgcgccaccaccacccagcccttTATTTCAAAGATCCTTATTACTCTGGTATACTTCATGTATTCAAAAGAAATGTATCCTCTTGAAGACCTCTTACTTCATAATATCTTTCCAGGGCCAGTTGACTCCCACTTAAGACGATCTGTGGGAAAACATATTTCGTCCCAAAGGTGCCGCTGAGAGAGAATTCCTCAAACTTCGTAAAAGCTGACCCAACGGGTTCCCCACAAGTTCTCAAGTTAGTGGTTTGACACTTTAGCAATGTACATATCTAtgtagagggagaaaaagaaaaaaagtagtcATAACTCACTTTCAAAGAATAGTTTCTATTTAAGTAGCTGCAATTTGCTAAATATTAAGTCAGATTTAATGGAGCAAGGTTTTCATtacacatgtttgtttgtttgcttgcttgcttgcttgcttctttgtttgtttttgagacagggttcttctgtcctggaactcgctctgtagacctgCTTGGCCCCAAcctcagagacctacctgcctttgcctcccaagcactgagattaaaggtgtgtcccgcTGACACTGGGCAATTAGTACACTTTTACTGGAGGAAAAGTCAATGCAATTTTAAATGGTTTTTTAAGGCATTTGCTttggttaaatttattttaatttactcatGCATCCATGTACCACAGTAGGTCACAAATTAACCTCCAGCTGAAAAGTCCTCAAAACGCATCTCTAAAGTAATGAGAGGATGCACAGAAGTTGTAGTGGTTTAAACTTGAACTTGCCTGCAGAGAATTCTTCAGTCTACTTCATGCATTTCACCTtgtagccaagaaaaaaaaattttttttttttctggataaaatgAAACAAGTTAAATGTTCTGGGGGCTGCAAACAAATTCATGATAAATGCAACATTATACCAATTAGCTGAATTTAAGTCAGTATTTAAGGAAAAGGTATGATACCTGTGCTGATTATCTTATATTTGACACAGCTAGTGTCATCTGGAGGAGggacctcaactgaggaaatgtttCCATCAGATTGTAGACAAGTCTgagggggcattttcttgattaatagttATTTATGTGGGAGGGCACAGCCCACTATAGATGGTGCCACCCTTGGGCAGGTGATTTTgagttgtatttaaaaaaaacaaaacaaaaaaaacaaaacaaaaaaaaaaaaacagactaagCAAGCCACGGGGAACGAGCCAGTAGCAACATTCCTCCACGGGCTCTGTTAGTGCtcgccttgagttcctgcccagacTACCCTCGGTGATGAACTGTAAACCCTACCCTCCCTAAGTTACTTTTAGTCTCGgtctttcttcacagcaataaagagcAGTGACTTAGAAGAAACAAGCACTCTACCTGTAAGTAATACTGGCCTTCCACGGTATGGAGTCCATCAAAGGCACCCAGGGCATAAGCCTCATCCATTCGGCTCTCAGACATCTTGTAAGTCAGGTGACAGCACAGGTCTTTTTGACAAACTGTGTAATTGCCAGCACTTCCTGTAAGCTTGGTGAAGCTGAATTCATCAAAATAAATCATCCCTGGGAAGTCGGCCTGCTCCGATGAGAATGGCTTGACAGTCCTGGCATAGGCACTCCAGTCAACGTCTGCAGGGGAGGCCTGCTGGCGGGGCCGAGACCTCAGCTCTGAAAGCAGTAGCTGGCCGCTCTCTGTCTCCATGTCGTAGTGGTAAACCCTGACAGCCTCCGGACTGTAGATCCCACTCCCTGTGGCCAACATAATAAAACGCAAATGTCGCTTCCAGTTATTTTACGATGACAAAGGAGAACATTCTCGTGGGAACTTAAACATAATTAGACATAATGTTATTAAAGCAcaaaatgccttttaaaaagatgttaacTCAGTTTGACTCTGCTTTTTATCTAAGGTACTGGAATGAACATTTgaaggatttttaatttttttttttaatttcccccttttaagtacaagaaaatgaaaatttcccCCAAACATAAAGGATAATTTCTGCTCTCCAACGACCTAATTAGTCTATTCCAAAGACCTAATTAATCTACTCGGGTTTAAAATTTGTTTGCCATATTGAAAACCAGTCATGAGAGAAGTATTCGCCTTAATGTGGATACTACCAAGAGTAAACTCTAAAACCAATTAAGCTTAGTAATTCTGTCATCACATTAAAAGGTTTAactttgccaggcagtggtagtgcacgcctttaatcccagcacttgggaggcagaggcaggtggatttctgagttcgaggccagcctggtctacagagtgagttccaggacagccagggctacacagagaaaccctgtctcgaaaaaccaaaaaatccaaccaaccaaacaaaaaggtTTAATTTCAATAGATGTTATAGATGTTGACTGGAACATTCCTAgcgttgacttttttttttttttttttaatctttggttgtgagcctagtctTTAATGGCcccgagccacctctccagccacaaccaccactttttttttctcattacctGACCTCTTTATAAGTTCAGTTCCCCTCATGAAGCATAGAGATAATATTTGCTTCTTTTACTTATCACAATAAAGCTCTGTAAGCAGGAATTTATGCTACTTGCCAGGCATGAAATGtctataaacccagcacttgggtggcttAGGCAGAAGGATGGTAAATTTGAGGCCTGTCTGAGCTATCTGccaagatccagtctcaaaaacaaagcaatcaaTTGCCTGTCCTCAGAAAATGAACACATAAAGCAAATCAAAGCAGAAATTCATACTGTTATTAATTTTATGGGAGTAGAGTTAGTCATAGAGCCATTAAGGAAAAGTTTGTCTTAAAAAATCAATGGAGAGTTCGTTCCCAAGACAACTCTTGCCACCTGATGGATGACTGGCCAGAGTTACCTGTCATGTGCATTCTGGTGTTGTGGGTGTTTGCAGCAAGCAGGTTGACCCCCATGCCTCTGGCCCATGCTGAATGGAATGGAACGGCTGAAAGCAGGGGCAGAGTGTTGTACCACGCCGTGGGTAAGAGAACACTGTCAACCTGAAAGTCTTTCACAACCATCACAGCTGGGTCGTAAGAAAAAATGTCAAAGCAAGTGAAGACGCCAAACTTCCCAAAGGGGGTGTCAAAGGTCACCAACTCTGAATCTTTGGGAAAATCAAACTGAATCTCTGGTTCAAAAAGATTGTACTGTCAAAGACAAGCATAAAAGCAGGAAATTAGTATGGAACAAATTTACCAGTAGATATGGTCAGTACCTTAAATCTTTTCTTCCACGTATGCCGATGTGCATATGGTTCCATGAAGATTTGCAAGCATCATGCCTGTTATATAAACTATCTATGAATTTCTATGCTATGACATTAATCCAACATGTTATGTTTAAGCACcaatgaacaaatgaactcaAATGACATCTAAGATGTAAATATTTCTAGCTTTAAAACTgcagaatgaaaaaaatcttttacattattttaaattgtatctaAGTGTCTATGTGTGGGTACCAATGGACCAGAAGAGGGTTTCCAGTCCTCTGGTGCTACAGTTAAAAGTACTTGTGGGTGCTTGGAGTTGAACTAacatcctctgtaagagcagtctgtgctcttgactgctgagctgtctctcaaaCCCACAGACAGGATGAACTCTTGagtcttataattttaaaactgtttccaCAGTTCcacagtgttcttttttttcttttttcaagacagggtttctctgtgtagccctggctgtcctggaactcactctgtagcccaggctggcctcaaactcagaaatctgcctgtctctgcctcccaagtgctgggattacaggtgtgcgccaccaccacccagctcacaGTGTTCTTTAAATATCAACAGTATTCCCTGTGTGAGGTTTAACATGTGTTAATAAACTTTATTATGTCTACTGTGGcctttatataaattaaatcGAGTTGACTTAAAATTAATGTTTACCTTGGAATTGTTAAGTATTGCAAATTACTAAGATATTagtcatctcatttttttttcagcctgatTGTTGACTTTtcagtatatatattatattgatgaCAGCCATGAGGGGGCTGCAGTGGTTTGAGTgtaaatggcccccacaggctttAAGATAGGACATAATTAGGAGTGACCTTgtcggaggaagtgtgtcactggagtaGGCTCTAAGGTCTCAGATGCtgaagccaggcccagtgtctcactgcagcctgcagatccagatgagAAACTCTCAGCTATCACTCCAGCGCCATGTTTGCCTGCACGCTGCCACGCTTCCTACCACAACAAAAATGGCCTTAACCTCTGACCTGTGTGTCAGTCCactgaaatgttgtcctttaaagGAGTTGCTGTGGTtgtggagtctcttcacagcaataaaaccctaagacagggatACTGACGACTCCTGAAGTCCCACAGCAGTTTGCCCTCAGTACTTGCTACTTGTCAGGCAGCTGAGTGTGCCTTGCTTCAGTATGGTCTCTTGTGAATCCTGACTGCTTCGCCCAGGTTGGGTTTTCACTTGGTttgatgtgtgtgctggtgcaGCCTGGCATCAGTCACCCCATACCAGTGTTCCTGAGgctctctgtctcctccactcACCTTCTTTATGGTAGTGCATCCTACACAGAACAGTGAATGGCTCATTTGGGACAAGCATGTGACCTCACTGGGATGTAGGAGTAAGGAGGCCATTTCAGGGTTTCCAAGTAACAGAAAAACATCTTTGTGGACTTCATTCATAAAGATGAGAACTTTGTGCTGTGCACCTGTAGCCAAGTGAGTTCTAAACAGACAGTCACCCTGAGCAAAAGCTGCTGGTAAAGCCTAGAAGGGTGGGATAATGTCTCTGAGAAATGGGCTGCTTGTTCCTTGAATGGGACCTACATTCTGTGGAATAAGTATTCTTTTCAGCTACACACACATGGgtatttccctcttttttttaaagaaccatttTCTGTTGGGATTTTGTTTCATAGCATTCAAAGCATCACGTTGAGGTAAAAAGTAACatagtataaaataataatatattgtgAACCCCCAGATCCTCTGACATTAACTCAAAGATGGAACAGCATTTCTCTTTTCCCAAAGgatatttaatctttttaaaaaaagatttattttatttactcaaaTAAATAGTagccgtagctgtcttcagacacaccagaaggggcatcagatcccattacagatggttgtgagcctccatgtgtttactgggaattgaactcaggacttctcaaagagcaagcagtcagtgctcttaaccactgagccatctctccagcccggaatATTTAATCTTTGTAAGGCTGTTATCACatctattttaacatttttctacaTTCTACTTTATGATTAATTCACACAGATAATCCTTAACTggtatacaaataaacaaaattgccCTTTCAGCTAGAAATGGTAAAAGTTATGAAATTTTCTGTAATAGTTCtatcttcaaatatatatttacgacacaaacaacagaaagaaaccaAGTTTAGTGAAGGCACCAGTAATTCTTACCTTATGGTAGCGGGCTACTAGCCTACCCTCAGAACTGAAGACCACATTGGTATTATATTGGTAACGGCCATCCCTGGGGCACTGAGGATCAGTAGCGTTGCATGGCTTCTTGTCCCCAATATTTGCCACGATGTAAATAGAGTTCTCCTTGGCGAGGCAGCTGAGTCTCTCTTGTACTGGTGTGTAGCCAAACCTAATCCAACAGATTGCCCCAAGCTGATGTCATGACGGCGACCTCCAAAATATCACAGCGATGCTATATTTTCCCATTTCCCATGATGCAACAGCTCTAGTTCAAGAGTTGGCAGAAAAGGTTTCAGACCTCACAAgcagactggggagatggctcaggcagtGGAGCACTTGCCTtgtaagtgtgaggacctgagttcagatcccagaattCATGTAAATGCCAGGTACAGCACCGTGAACCTGAGATTATCCGCAATGAGGAGATGGGAATCAGAAACAGAACCCAGAAGCTTGGAATCTGCTGGGCTGCTTTATGTAACAAGGCTCCAGGGAAATGCGAGACTCTACCTTAAACAGGAGTGCCACCTAGTGTTTATCTTTGTGATTACTGGTGTCTTCTACTGTGCCAGAGAGTCCAGGACAAAAgcttagagaagactgaagagaaaaTAACATTCTATCTTAAAATGGGGGAGAGAAGTTATGCAGGGACTTGAAATTTAGCAAACTTCTCTATGAGAAGGGCCTGGTCTAGAACAAGAGCTAGAATATTACAGATGTGCTGCTGTAAACTGTCGTCAAAAACAAAGTAGCACGTGACAGAAAACAGTAGGTCCGATGCAGGCCATCGTTTATGGGGAGCATGTCCAGTGGGGaagaaaacaaatgcacacaGGCCTGGCTCAGTTTTCtcagccaagaaaaaaaatgggatatGCAGCTTCCTTTCTATCTTAGAGGGTTCTCAGGGAGAAAAGTACACATCATGAAATTGTCTTTTATATTTATCGCAGACTAAGAAAGGAATGTAGTGAGGTAGCTTCAAATATTTGAACATCTCTCGTGAGAGAGATTTGTGTTGTGAATCAAAATGTACTCAACAAGATGGATCAAAGACCAACTTTATGAGGAGGAAGATTTTGAAGAAAAATCAGGTAACAGATGTTAGAAGGGAGGCTACTCTCCATGAATAAATATGCTTGTTAGTTATTATAATTTCCAATATAACATAGTACAGAGGCAACAAGTCTATTCGGCTACCATGGATTAGTGCAAATGACTGAGTAATGTGTATGTACAAGTATGTTCATGAGTGCACTTGTGGGCGTGGGTGCACAGGGATACATTCATGAAATCAGATGACAGCCCTGAGTGTGGTTTCTTAGttccttcccccatccctgtTACCTCTCATACAGTGTCTCTCATTGGCCCTGGACTTCCCCAAgtaaagtgttgggagccgacttttagcagaaagcggctatcagctttgcagccatcttgagccatataccctgacatgagacttggattacaatagcctacaacagctgagaacactccgataatcttggtttagataccttgggtgtgtgagattaaaggtgtgtgagattaaaggtgtgtgagattaaaggtgtgtgacttaagagtgtgatttagaagtgtagagatcagatttagagacaagacctaagggcatgattaaaggtatgacctgaagtcgtggcttagaagtgagacatataaaaggttaGAGgcgacagagagagaacagattacttgacattaggtagaagacacttggctctagagagaacaatttggagtaacagagattcagacactaggagtaggagtagacattagacactcggaagagaagagattgagtacaactaggaactaggaactcaagacttgggacttggactaggaagagagactgaagaataaacgggattgaaacacactctgtctggtctccattctttgagtctgtcctcactctctctctctctcttgctgaaccctgacccacagaccagagcagcagcttggaccgggacacagtggccaccaaactcggggcagcccgggcctcaacattttgctcaggccacgACAGTAAAGCTAGACTGTCTgaccagcaaacaccagggatttgaatgtctctgcctcccaacttgCCACTGCCAAGATttcatgtgtgtttctgtccCCAGTTGTTACATGGGTTCTAAGGCTCAAACTCAGGACTCTACACtttcaaggcaagcattttatggACTGAGGCCTTTAGCCAGCCATCAAGTGGTTTTAATTCCACTTACCCTAATTACTAATACACAGCCTTCTCCATTTTTCTTATAGGTAATATGCAAATAGTGACCCTTGCTGTTGTAAGTAAGCAATTCGGTATGCCCAGCACACCAGGTACAGCTCCTGAAATTCAACAAAATCACATTGAATAGCAAACACATCGATGGGTTTCTGTAATTATGAGAAGACAAGCAGGACCATGAcggcacacatgtgtgtacagacgACATGTGGGTTCATATGCGTGTACACACATGAGCAGGTGCATGTGGGTATCCAGGTAGAGACTGGAAGTtgatgtgtcctgcctacaattCTCGGTTTATTTATCAAGACAGAGTGTTTCACTAAACAGTTTGCCAATTCCTGCTAGTGCAAATAGCTAAGTTTCCCGGAGattcccccatctctccctccaaAGTACTAGACTACAGATGGCCTCTGTGCCTGCCTGGcttttgtgtgggttctgaggaaCTGAACTCCAGATAACACATTTAATTGGCAAGTGCCTTATCCGTTGAACCACCTCCCCAACAGTTCcatgttgttgttttgctttgtttcaagaAGAGTCttgctgtgcagcccaggctgcctttgaactcaagAAGCAATTCCTCCCACGTTTTTCCTGGGTACTGATACCCagttgatttcttcctttttgttccaCAGAGCTGAATGTTCATCATTGGAACAATTCAGTGTTAGGATTTCATGAGCCACTTGCCTTCCCAACTTAATAGAATTCAAGTAAGCATAGCTATCAGATTTACGGGCACATTCTCCTAGGAGAGTTAGCTCCAGTGACTGCATCATGTGAGGTATGTTTTAATCCAAGCACTAGAATGACAGCAAATAACAACTACCTTTCATGCTGGGAAAAGCCTTCAGGAAGAAGACACTGAGTCACTATCCTATGCTTCCTGTACACACAGATCATGTGACATTTTGGAAAATACTTTCTCAAAGGTAGAAGACTCAAGCAGCAGAGCACAAGTATGGGAGCATTGGACTTACTTTCCAGCTGGCTTCAGGTGGTCAGAATCATTTCTAAAACCTCCTCCTTGGAACAGtgcttctcacccttcctaacacTGGGACCCTTTAACAcggctcctcatgttgtggtggcccccaaccataaaattatttttgttgctacttcataaatataactttgccactgttatgaatcacgatgtaaatacatgtgttttccaatggtcttaggtgacccctgtgaaaggggtcaaaacctacaggttgagaaccacactgcCTGAAGGCAAGAGATAGAAGTCTGAGCAGGTAGGTACATGTAGATATAAAATTAGCAACTGAAAGCAGTTTTAGAATTtccctacttaaaaaaaaaaatcacctgtgaACTATGCTAAAAGGTAATTACACCTAAAACaatctattttatcttcttttaaaattatgcatataattacataattaaatatatattttaagaaagttaTGCCTAAACCACAGTTATCAACAATTTCTAAAATCTCTATAAGAACAAGAATTCGCAGTAGTTTATACTCGGTTTCTTCTATCAAAAAGTCGTTGTGACCTGAGATGTTAGAGAAGAGATGCTGCAGGGTAAGGGGTCACAAACAGCATTTCATTTGACACTCTTGGCTATTCCATCAAGGAAACAGATGGGATTTCATTGCCATTTATTATAGAGCATGGTGTTAGGAACACAGCTCTGAAAGGGTTAGCTTAGGAACTGTTTGCACACTTTCTCCATACTGTCTGTGGGCTCTGCCCTATGGATCCCCCGAATCCCCTGCAGGAGCCTAACCAGTGTCCTCCAATAGACTGCTCAGGTGCCATATTTTATCTAAAAGCTG
This genomic stretch from Arvicanthis niloticus isolate mArvNil1 chromosome 30, mArvNil1.pat.X, whole genome shotgun sequence harbors:
- the LOC143441013 gene encoding vascular non-inflammatory molecule 3, which encodes MVSLYFLQCVVSLVLFAQAAGSMDTFIAAVYEHAVILPNKTESPVSTEEALLLMNKNIDILENAIKLAARQGAQIIVTPEDGIYGWIFTRETIYPYLEDIPDPDVNWIPCRDPKRFGYTPVQERLSCLAKENSIYIVANIGDKKPCNATDPQCPRDGRYQYNTNVVFSSEGRLVARYHKYNLFEPEIQFDFPKDSELVTFDTPFGKFGVFTCFDIFSYDPAVMVVKDFQVDSVLLPTAWYNTLPLLSAVPFHSAWARGMGVNLLAANTHNTRMHMTGSGIYSPEAVRVYHYDMETESGQLLLSELRSRPRQQASPADVDWSAYARTVKPFSSEQADFPGMIYFDEFSFTKLTGSAGNYTVCQKDLCCHLTYKMSESRMDEAYALGAFDGLHTVEGQYYLQICTLLKCQTTNLRTCGEPVGSAFTKFEEFSLSGTFGTKYVFPQIVLSGSQLALERYYEVSRDGRLRSQSGASLPVLVMALYGRVFEKDSPRLGQGPGKLQ